One Amaranthus tricolor cultivar Red isolate AtriRed21 chromosome 10, ASM2621246v1, whole genome shotgun sequence genomic window carries:
- the LOC130825047 gene encoding uncharacterized protein At4g00950-like, whose amino-acid sequence MSPKLRDALMCTPPKLSLSYLPSHKPQAQESPWALTPPLHPMVSIPFQWEEAPGKPRPTNILSPCKPKSVRCLELPPRLFVEDNMSSSPTTVLDGPRLIKSLSHRFYVQGLGPESCTDLGLEENKNDGLGLGQGNGRRQFGPWRRWASGNGTKWNQKLDKGNYGFSDRVDSKYEMDNIEVKITRFRKKSKGSLYKLTHASSRVLENIVECLKQIMTRRPKQENLRSEESG is encoded by the exons ATGAGCCCTAAACTACGCGATGCACTAATGTGTACGCCACCCAAGCTATCATTGTCCTACCTCCCAAGTCATAAGCCACAAGCACAAGAATCACCATGGGCTTTAACACCACCATTACATCCCATGGTATCCATTCCCTTTCAATGGGAGGAGGCTCCTGGAAAGCCCAGGCCCACTAACATATTGAGCCCATGTAAGCCCAAGAGTGTAAGATGTTTGGAACTTCCTCCTAGGTTATTTGTTGAGGACAATATGTCTTCCTCTCCTACAACAGTTTTAGATGGGCCTCGTTTGATTAAATCTTTATCTCATAGATTCTATGTTCAAGGATTGGGCCCAGAAAGTTGTACTGATTTGGGGTTAgaggaaaataaaaatgatgggCTTGGGCTGGGTCAAGGGAATGGGAGAAGACAGTTTGGGCCTTGGAGAAGATGGGCTAGTGGTAATGGTACGAAATGGAATCAAAAGCTTGATAAGGGTAATTATGGTTTTTCAGATAGGGTAGATAGTAAATATGAAATGGATAATATTGAGgttaaaattacaagatttaGAAAGAAATCAAAAGGGAGCCTTTACAAATTAACACATGCAAGTTCTCGTGTACTT GAAAATATTGTTGAGTGCCTTAAGCAAATAATGACGCGGCGGCCAAAACAAGAGAACTTAAGAAGTGAAGAATCaggataa